The Canis lupus dingo isolate Sandy chromosome 18, ASM325472v2, whole genome shotgun sequence genome includes the window aagtgttaacatgccttggttcaagggacagaaagtcacccgtaaagatgggaacaccagtggaaccacactgcttggagctctggattgcattctgccaccaactcatccaactgataagcccttacgcctgcctctccaggacgtccacaaaattggtggtattggtactgtcccagtgagTCGAGTGGCGACTGCTGTTCTTAAGCCTAGCTTGTGGTCACCTTTGCTCTGGttaatgttacaactgaagtaaagtctgttgaaatgcaccatgaagctttgagtgaggctcttcctgggacaatgtgggcttccaTATCAAGTACGTATCTGTCAAAGTTGTTTGCCATGAcaatgtggctggtgacagcaaaaatgacccactaCTGGCAGCAGCTGGCTTCACGGCTCAGgcgattatcctgaaccatccaggccaaatcagtgctggctAGGCACCTGcactggattgtcacacagctcacattgcttgcaagtttgctgagctgaaggagaagatagattGTACTGGAAAAGGGCTGGAaaatggtcccaagttcttggaatctggggatgctgccattgttgatatggctCCTGGGAAGCCTATGTGTGTtaagagcttctctgactatccgcCTCTGGGCagttttgctgttcgtgacatgagacagacggtttatgtgggtgtcatcaaagcagtggacaagaaggcagctggagctggcaaagtcaccaagtctgcccagaaagctcaaaaggctaaatgaatattatccccaatacctgccaccccagtcttaatcagtcgTGGAAGaatggtctcagaactgtttgtgtcaattggccatttagtttgtttatttatttatttatttatttatttatttatttattcattcattcattcattcattcattcattcgagacacacagagagaagcagagacataggcagagggagaagcaggccccatgtagggaacccgatgtgggactcaatcccaggaccccaggatcacgacctgagccaaagtcagacgctcaaccactgagccacccaggtgccccagtttatttttttagattattttagggcagcccgggtggctcagcggtttagcgccaccttcagcccagggtgtgatcctggagtcctgggattgagtcccccattgggctccctgcgtggagcctgcttctccctctgcctgtgtctctgcctcctctctctctgtctctcgtgaataaataaataaaatcttaaaaaacaaaaacaaacaaaaaaagccaatgCATTGTTAAACCTTCAGAatgaaaggagaatgttttgtggaccatttggaGTTTGGGGGGGgcagttttattagttttaaaaatcagtactttttaatggaaacaacctgaccaaaaatctgtcacagaattttgagatccattaaaacaaaagtttaggggcacctgggtggctctggctgagcgtctgcctttggttcagttcatgattccggggtcctggatctagttccacatcgggctccccacagagagcctgcttctccctctgcctgtgtctctccctgtctctgtgtctctcatgaataaataagcaaaataaaaaaaacacacacacacaaaagtttaatgagataAACAAGAAAAGGGACAATTTAAATTAACACAGATAGGAAAACTAGAATCTGTGAGGAAATTCTACATGATCTGGGATTTGGAACATCAGCAGTTGGCCTCAGAATTGTTTAAAAGTGAGTTGTCagggcgcacctgggtggctcagccaattaagtGTCCTGTCCGCCtcttgatttggactcaggtcatgatctcagggtcgtgggatagatcctgggatccctgggatcCGTGGGATCGATcaagcaccatgtcaggctccaggctcagcagggtgtctgcttaagactctctttccctctacccccatcccccgctgtgcgctctctctaaaataaataagtaaatcttttaagaaaagcgAATAGTCAATCACTGAGCTGCCAGGTGTTCAGGTGGTCAGTTAGGACAATGAGCCAAACTGAAAGTGATGATAACGCAAAAAGAGGCACCATTCCCAGTCTTCTGTCTTCCCCAACTACACAACTACTGGGTGAGGGTCGGATAATGTGCAGGGCATATGGGTGATCTGTCAGGAACCCCAAATAAAAGGCTCCTGCCTCTTTAAGGAccacagaagggagagagagaagagctgggTGAAAGGTACTTCTGGAAGTGGAGAAAGTGCCACTCAGTGCCCTTAGTGAGGAGACGCCTAAGAGTCAGGGAGCTGAGTCCTGGACCACAATGCCCCCTAGCAACCTGCACCACACTGGCTCCTTAGTCCACAGCAGGATGTTGGCCCAAGCTCGACTCCTCACCACGCCGGGGTCTGTGTCTACAGCCCATGGCCTTTCCAGGTAAATCCATCCTCTTCAATTCCTGCTCCCCGATCTGGCTCAGGCTGCCCATCTCTCACCTGGACCACTTGGACTCTTTCTGCCTGTAGCTTTCACATTTTTGATCCACCCTCCACGTCTGTTATTCTAAAACCTCTATGAATGACCTGTCCCCACCCTGATGGAGACACTTTGGGGTGCCCCGCAACCAAGTTTGGTGAGCTAACCAGCCCCACCACTCTCCAGGCCTCCCCATGTGCTCTGGAGGGACCGTTGGCCTTTGTCCACCACACTGTGGGCCTTCCCCCTAGTTGGCCCTCACACCTGCCACCCCTGGGCCCGAACTGTCCTTCCTGCTCTTCTGTCTGTCCTTCAAGCTGCAGCTCAAAGCGTACCCCTTCTAGGAGTCTCCCCAGGCTCTGCAGGGCCACAGCACATTGCACACACCCGTGACAGGCTTTAACCATGCTGTATTGTCACTGTGTGCAAGGTCCTGCCCAGTAGAGACTCCATTTTCATAACCTCACAGGACGCCTGCTGGAGATGCTGCGAAATGATCAGATGAACAAATGACTATTCCAAGTTCTGGCTCCTTTCGGTTTCCCTAGCCTGTCCCCCTTCTTCTTGACACCACGGCCCAGCCGGGATCTGAGACTGTGCTGGGGCCATACTCGGGATCTGTCAGCGGGTAAGGAGTCCccattcccctgggaagccttcctGCTGGAATTCTGGAACAGGGGGAGTCTGCTGGTCATCTGCCAGACACAGCAGACAGCCCAGACAGCTGCGTTGTGGCAAGCCTCAGTGGTTGACTTAAAGAATCTgagttgaggggatccctgggtggcgcagcggtttggcgcctgcctttggcccagggcgcgatcctggagacccgggatccaatcccacgtcaggctcccggtgcatggagcctgcttctccctctgcctgtgtctctgcctctctctctctctgtgtgtgactatcataaaaaaaaaaaaaaaaaaaaaaatctgagttgatgggggatccctgggtggctcagcggtttcgcgcctgcctttggcccagggtgcgatcctggagtcccgggatcgggtcccgcgttgggctccgtgcatggcgcctgcttctctctctgcctgtgtctctgcctctctctctctatgtctatcataaacaaataaaaatcaatattaaaaaaaagaatctgagttGAAAGTTTTCGCCCTCCTCCCAGGAAATGAACACCCTGAccttttttctgattaaaaactttatttccagAAGCAGAACTGTTTCAAACACAGAGTTCAAGGGGATCAGCCTGTCCGTAAAGCCCCAATTCCACCTTCCCAAGTCCCAGCCTCCCTAGAGGTCCAGAAACTATACGCTAGCTTCACCCCCGCCTGGAGCCCCACCTTTAGACCCCTCTTTCTCAAGGCTTGGACAACTTTCTCTCAGAGCTTAGACTTGGTCTCCCCGCTTGTCTCCCTTCTACAACTTTCACAAGAGCCCCATTTCCACGGGAAAGAGACCAGCCTCCAGTGTGCCTTCCTAGAGAGGGCGTTTCCATGGGAAACAGGAGGAGAGGCTCTGCGAGCAGCAAGGGGCCCTTCACAAGCAGCAGAGCTGCTCCACCTCCTCCTCACAGGCGTAGAATTTTTCAAATAGCTCAGGGGAGGTGCTGTTGCACTCGAGCCACCTCCTCAGCgtgcccagggcctggagggcgTCGGCTTtggtgggcaggggctggaagCTGCCCTCTCCGGCCCCCTGCTCGTCCTCAGTGCCTGTCTCCTCTTTGCACACTCCGGCCACGGGCTCCTCACCCTCCAGGTCCACAAAGCGGGCAAACTCCTGGAGGCTCAGCCCACTGGGGACTGGCGGCATCTCAGAGGCTCTTTCCGGGGACGGGACCATCTTGCGGGGAGCCAGCCCCTCCTGAATGAAGCTGCTTACAATGAGCTGGGGGGGCACCTTGGCCCAGGCCGCCGCCGCCATGTGCAGCGCATCCAGCACCGTGATGCCCGCCCCAGCCTCGGCCAGTGAGATGCCCGCCCTCCTGCTCTGCACGGCGGCCAGTTTGCTCAGGAGACGGTGCCGGTAATGGGTCTTAAAGGCCCGGACCACAGAGCTGGGCAGGGAAGGCGCGCCACCGTCGGCCGACAGAGGCAGAAGCCTCACGTGGCTGAGGCCAGGCAGGCCTGCCAACTCCTCCAGCACTCGGGCAGCCAGCAGCAGGGTCACCTGTCGGCCCTGCTGTCCCATGTCCCTGTCAAACTGTGCCAGCCATTCTGACCAGGGGATGCCCAGGTCAGGGTGGTAGAAAGCAGGCAGGGCCTCACTGCTGACTCCAAAGAGGCACCTTGGCGCAGCCTGGAGCCCACTGACCAACAGCCGGCGCTTCTCTGTTCCTCTGCTGTTGGCACACAGCAGCACCTGTACCCGATCACATGTGCCGCCCCCTCTGCCAGGCACTGCCCGATACAGCAGGGGCACTTCGGCACAGCCAAAAATGTCCTCTGGGGAAAAGTCtttaagagaaagaggaggtTGGGCCTGGGACGTGGGGCCCGGGGGAGGCGGCTCAGGGGGGAATGGAGGCGCCAGTACGTGGCGGGCCCCAAAGCCTACATTGTTCCGGCGTTTCCAGCGGACCAGCCAGCCAATGCTGGGTACAAAATCCTGGCCCATGATGTCAGCCAGTTCCTTGGCTTTGTGGAGCAGCATGGGCCCCGTCACGTCCCAGGCCTTGGCCCGGGCAATGTGGTACCAGCAGAGCAGAGCCTCGTCAATCCCGCTGTACTTGGACTCCCGCTTGCGCTTGCGCTCCCGGTTGGCTGTGCCACTGCACCAATCTGCCAGCAGCTTCTCCTTATTCTTGCAGATGCGTGAGATCTGAGGCTGGGAGACCTGGAAGCGCCGGGCCACCTCCGACTGGGACATCTTGGACTCATCCAGGAGTTCCAGCACCTGGATCTTCTCGGCCAGGGACAGGGCATGAAGCTTCTTCTTGCTGCTCAGCTCCATGGCTTCTCCGCAGCACCTGTCCGGGAGGAAACGGTGAGCGGGGTACAGATGGCCGAGGCCAGGCGAAGGGGAAAGGAGCGcaggcaggaaaagagaatatCTGAGGACAGGGAAGTAGGCTGGTGTGTGCGAGAGACAGGGAAGACCAGGCCAGctgggagagagtgagaggggaCACTGGGTGGGTGTTCAGAGGGCTGGGCTGGAAGGAAGGGGATGGCTAGGCTGCgggagcagtgggcagggctCGGACCAGGAGGGACGCCAGtacagagctggggagggggtggctcaCTGGTCAGAGAGAGAGCTGGGGTTTGCGGGGGAAGAATGAATAAAGCCATGGGGACAGCTGCAGAGACAACAAAGGAGTATGGATGGGGGAGCACCGGGGACTGAGGCTGCGTGGGGCAGGTGTAGGGGATAATGGGGCGTGGAGGGAGGAGTccctgggaggggatgggggtgatAGCCTGGGGGGTATTTAAATGAAGATGTTGGGGGCGGGGTGCCGGGTGGATGAGCAGAGTTGAAGTGACAAGTGTACAGACGACAAAGAGGGACAGATGGGGCAGAAGGACGGAGGCTCATTCGGTCCTGGGTCCTGAGGAGGTAAGACTGGGCGGGGGTCCGAcctggagagggggaggggggggtggcaGCACAGGGCCGAGACGGCAGGTGCACAGGCGACAAACGGCAAGAGGGGTGAGGAGGCCGCGGGCAGCGAGAGGGACGGCTGTCCCCGGAGGGGAGGGTGGTGGCCGGGGAAGGATACTGGGACGCGGCACGAGCGCCTGGGGCCGAGGCAGGCCGGGAGCCGGGCTCCGCAACCGGAcggcctctccccacctccacgcGGGGTCCGTTGGGCGCCCGACCtgccggcctccccgccccccggcctcCCGGCCCGCACCCACCTCAGGCGCTCGTCCCgcggctcccgccccgccccgccccggcttGGCCTGGCTCGGAGCCCCTGTCCAGGcggggagagcaggggagggacggGCGCCACGGCCCGGAGTGGGCCGAGGGGctgcgcgggcggcgggcggcgggcggcgggcggcgggcgcgcgcACAGCAGGACCCCGAGCGCGCCGCCCGCGCCGGGCTCTCTCCCGGCGGGGAAGACCGCGGTGCGGCCGCCCGGCTCCCAcccgccgcagccccgccccggccccaccGGATTGGCCCGCAGTGACGTCCCGTCCCGCCCCCGGCCGAGCCTCATTGGACGTCGGGGAAGCGGCGGGGCcctcctgggggcggggccgagaCCCTGCGGGAGTCCCCGAGGCTCCGGGCCGGAGAGCAGACCTGGCGTCTCAAGGCCTTCCCGGCCCTGACCTCTGCAGTCGCAGCTTTCTCATCTACCAAACAGTGCTAATACCCTTCACGGAGTGTTTGTcaggaaaatggatgaaagctTTAAGCCACACGAAAGCTGTCACCATGGACAGCGCTGGCCGAGGGTTGATCCGTCCAGCTGGGGATAACTACCTGCCTGGCGCCTGTAGTTATCCGGTTAAAACTGGAGccagtttttaaaagtaggctccatgcccaaggtgggactccaacttacaacctcaagatcaagtcccatgctcTAGAGACTGAGACAGCCACCTGCCCCACGGCCCTGATTCCCCCTGATGTAGGGTGAATAAGGACGAATATTTATTAGTTTTGGTACCTGTTAGCAAGattcaagtttgtttgtttttgagagggagagagagagttggggcagtggcagagagagaatcttaagcagactccatgcccagtgcagagcgcATTTGGGGATCaacaaggggctccatctcacaaccctgagatcatgacctgaattgaaatcaagagtcggatgcttaacagacagaaccacccaggtgccccaagattcaAGTTTCTAAACTCAAGATCTAATACCAGTCCCTTCCTTAGTAACCTTCAGTCCTGTCTGTTCTTAGGAATTGAATGTAGGTATCTTAACCTGCGGTCAAGTGCTCCCCACTCTCAACTTCAGCCTGCTTTCCACTTCCTGACTCCCAGCTCTGATGAGAAGCCCAGGGCCACAGATAGGTAGGTCCCCATCTCTCTGCCTTACTCTTAGGCTTCCCTCCCCAAACCAATCTATGTTTGATCCTTCTTCCATCCTTTTATGTCCCCTCCTAAATCTGACCTCCTGCAAACCTTTCACAAATTTCTTATGCTTGCTACAGTAtctttgttttacagttttcttcatttatttcctgacttctactgactgagccaccaaggatcATTGctttgctccctctgcttctggccTACTTCCATATAAAAGCCTAAGGACAGGGGATGTGCTGTTACTAACAAAATTCTCAGCTCAGAGCACCCTGCTTACTTATTGCAATGGCCTAGACCACAATGGGTGCAGTGGTTTTCAGATTGTTTCAAATAACCCTGAGGACACCTCAGGGGCTTCACAATTGATTGATCCAAGTCTTAAAAGGGTTAAGAACTACAAAACACACTTTCAAGTGAGATACAGATCCATTATGGAAGCTGTCAAAAAAAATGTTGGCTGCAAGCAGCTCACTTTTGTACATATAAACATGCCtggaggcaggtggcagggcgGGCTGAgttcatgcacacacatgtaaaGGAAGGAATGCCAGGCAAGCAAGGTGGAGGGGTCTCCATGCTCCTTGTGCACAAAGCTTTCACATGTCTCACCGTGACGTTGGCTtgtcattcttttctatttatgtaaaattaagtTTCTGAACCTATTTAAAGTATCTGAAATCCTAAGATCAACTACTATAGAACTGTCACCACTTGCATATGTCTAGCAGAATTACCTTCAAAccaaccaaaatatatatataaaaaaaaaaacaggttgcTAGAATGGATTTTAACCCAAGGTTTACATTAAAACAACCTATCCTTTATAACAAGAGTGGTTAGAACATAAATTTACATTAAGAAATTAGAACAGGGGCACCTTGgcggcttagttggttgagcatcggactcttgattttggctcaggtcatgatctcagggtcatgggattgagctgtCTCCGattccgtgctgggtgtggagtctgcttgagattctttccccccatcctctccctctcctcctcctcctcccattcgtgctcgctctccctctcaaataaataaaatcttaaaaccaggAAATTACAACAAAGTACTCAATTTTATATCTGCTTTACATATTGGGCTTTAGCAAAAATTTCAATCTGGGATTAAAAGCTCTATTTCAAACCACTTAAAAACCATTCTCCTAAGGAAGAAAGTTTTAGGATGAAATGACTTTCTCAAGCAGGAAAAGGGAGTCGGGAGATAAACCATCCAGTAGGGAGTTCTgtgtaaaaatgtttatttgtactAATGTTTAGAATACAggaactaaagaaagaaagacacctCAACTCCAAAGCGACAGTGAATTAGGGCCTGCCCACACCCAAGGAGAAGGCCACTCCAGGGGGTCCTGGCATGGACTATCTCCCCCACTACTTCATGTCAGTGTCACCAGGCAAAAAACTGAGGAATCAGAGTGTGAAGACCTTAGCAGCTGCTAGCGAGCGTGCAAGGGAAGAAAGGGATGTCTATGTGgcttccctatgacccaggagCCAGTGGCTCCCAATTCAATCAAGGACAGGAGCTGAATGTCCAGGTCCAGGAAGAACAAAAAGGGGATTTCGGAGGTAGGCTTTTTCATCGAGTTAAAAAACAGGCACATTATCCAACGTTTCCCTGTGGCCCCCAAGCTGCTGGCCTGGCCCCTTgacccttcccctctccccacaaaaCCAAAGGGAATAAGGAGGAGGCAGAAATTCCAAGGGCGGGGAATGCTTCGGTCATTAAGAAACCGCCTGTGAGCGAGCCAGGTGAGCACAAGAATTGGGTGAAGCTGCGACTCCCTGTGGGGTGGGGCACAGTGGGTCAGGGCAAAGCAAGGAGAGTGACCAAGAGCATCCTGGCTCAAAGGATTCTGGGTAACAGGAAAAGAGGACTGTAGAGAGCCACTctgggggaaggaggcagaagcagCACAGAGGCCTGGGAGGCTCCTTGCAAGTGCTGCCTCAGCTTGCTCAGTTGCTCACTCCCAGATGCTTCTAGCAGAGAGGCCCTGGTCTGGCTTACCTCCAGGGGAAGGAAAAAGCCCTGGGGACCAGCGTGGAGGCGGAGCTGAGAGGAAAGTGAGCTGCTCTCCCACTCCTTCTTGGAGGACACTGTTTGAACCCTGTGATTACCAAGGCCaggggcccaaggcaggcagagTGAATGCACTTCACGGAGAGCAGTGAGAAGCTGGGCCACGGGATACCTTGGGGCAGTGTGCTGCTCCGTTCTCCCTGAGGGCCTAGGGCCAGAGGCGGTCAAAGCTGCCACCTCAGCTTACTGCTGCCAAAGGCAGATTGGCACGACCACCCGAGGTTCTCTGGACTTgtgaaagagggggaggggaaaggtgggtatgaaaaacaagagaggaagagagaaacagccCTAGATGTatggggggagcagggggtggggggcgggcacaTCAAGAGGAGTTCTGGTTCTGGTAGATGGAAGCTTTCTCCTTCAACAGGTCCAGACACAAGTGGCAGCTCCAACTCCCTGCAGAGAAGCACAAAGGGGTCAGGATGGGTCCCACACAACCCTAATGTGCTGCCCTTCCACTCCCCACCTCACTTCCAGCAGGATCAGCTACAGGAAGGGTGGGAGATGTTCTGCAGCAGCACAGTTTCATGGTTATCCTGAGCCAGAAAAAACCTCTAGGGcttcaaaaattatgaaaaataattttcagtagtGATGAGGGAAATAATCATCTGGAGGACTCCTTCCAAATACACTCCTAGGCCCtcttgaatcagaatctctatgAGGGCCTGGAcagatggaatttttaaaagcatctcaGCTTTGGACTTGTGATTACAGGAGAACAACTTTGTTCTCATGGCCCCCAAGGTCAGAATGAAGATTACAAATAGTGGTTTTAGAGAAACCAGTTTTGACTCCACATAAGACAGTTTTCTGGGAAAATCATGGAAAGATGAGAGGGGCCCCTCCACCATCACCAGGTGCTTGAGAAGAGGCCGAGGACCAGTGACAGGAAAAGGGGACGGATGAACTCTGACGACCCAGTGTGTTACGGTCTGCCCCTCAGGAAAACTGGGAAAAATGTCCCTGGCCAGAAAAATAAGCATTTCATAATTTGCTTATGGGTGCATTCTCCCGTGTTTTTTATAGAAACAAAGCTAGCTCTTAATGCCTCAAAATTGTAAGTGCAACTGTACGTATGTTTATGTGGATGCATATGGGGGCAAGAATCCACACTTTTATAAGCTCTTCAGAGATACAGGGCTCTCAAAATGTAAGGAGGTCCTTTCTAACCCAAAGGTCAATACCACAGGGACTGGCAGGCTTCTCTGTAAACAGCCAGCCAGAgtgttaaatattttaggctttgtgagccaCATATAGTCTTGcttcaatgttctttttttaaatctcctttaaaaatgtaaaaaccattcttagcttatGAGCTATACACACTAGCTGCAGGCTATAGTTTGCTGACGCCCTGACTTAAGAATCTCGTGGCTTCTAGAGGGCTCTCCCTCAGCTGCCTGCAGCTCTTCACTGGCCTCTGACAGTACTTCAATAGAAAAGCCCTTCTACAGTTCATGGAGAATTTTGTCTGTAAATTGatattttatggtttaaaaaaaaaataaaagaacacactACTTCTCCCCAAAGTAGATTTATAAACTGGGCATGACAGATGACAATAGCTGTGTGCTCCCCTGCAGCTGCCAAAGGACTCTCAGACTTTGTTCATGCCTCCTTCCCTAGGGGGTTGACAGCAGTTTGACCTATATTACAAGTCAGCTTAACCACACAGTGAGCCACTTTCTCTGGTCTGTAATGCTGGCCCACATCCTTTGTGCACAGTAAAAGCCACTGGGCATTCACATCCTCCTGAGTAAGCTCCTGAATTTCTATAAAGGAGGGGTTGGGGCACAGAGATCTGGATGGAGGGGGACCTGCAGAGAGACCACCACTTTCTGGTGCCACCACTGGTGTGGCTAAAGAGCTTCCACAAACTTGGAGCATTATTAAGCAAATTGCTGGAAGGGCAGAGTGATCCATTCAGGCTCTAGGTTCAACACCTTTCCAGAGTGG containing:
- the TIGD3 gene encoding tigger transposable element-derived protein 3, with the protein product MELSSKKKLHALSLAEKIQVLELLDESKMSQSEVARRFQVSQPQISRICKNKEKLLADWCSGTANRERKRKRESKYSGIDEALLCWYHIARAKAWDVTGPMLLHKAKELADIMGQDFVPSIGWLVRWKRRNNVGFGARHVLAPPFPPEPPPPGPTSQAQPPLSLKDFSPEDIFGCAEVPLLYRAVPGRGGGTCDRVQVLLCANSRGTEKRRLLVSGLQAAPRCLFGVSSEALPAFYHPDLGIPWSEWLAQFDRDMGQQGRQVTLLLAARVLEELAGLPGLSHVRLLPLSADGGAPSLPSSVVRAFKTHYRHRLLSKLAAVQSRRAGISLAEAGAGITVLDALHMAAAAWAKVPPQLIVSSFIQEGLAPRKMVPSPERASEMPPVPSGLSLQEFARFVDLEGEEPVAGVCKEETGTEDEQGAGEGSFQPLPTKADALQALGTLRRWLECNSTSPELFEKFYACEEEVEQLCCL